From Aneurinibacillus sp. REN35, a single genomic window includes:
- a CDS encoding A24 family peptidase, producing the protein MIVEIKIMLLIVLLAAAMYMDIRYRRIPNLVTLPGIAVGLLLNAVQGWDPFVSALGGFLTGTALLFIPFALGGMGAGDVKLLACIGAFFGVRFVLVTAVFMGLAGGVLALFFMLKDRTLLMTCRRLIWMFAGMAGTHPLFRTEMNPGKAGAFPYGIAIVIGCGIAGFYFYNNG; encoded by the coding sequence ATGATCGTGGAGATAAAAATAATGCTGCTGATTGTCCTTTTGGCGGCAGCCATGTATATGGATATACGCTATAGACGCATTCCTAATCTCGTCACCCTGCCAGGAATCGCCGTAGGGCTGCTTCTTAACGCAGTGCAGGGCTGGGACCCTTTTGTGTCCGCCCTTGGTGGATTCCTGACAGGGACGGCGCTCCTTTTTATTCCATTCGCGCTCGGTGGGATGGGTGCAGGAGATGTGAAGCTTCTTGCGTGTATTGGTGCGTTTTTTGGTGTGCGTTTCGTGCTGGTGACTGCTGTATTTATGGGATTGGCGGGAGGCGTGCTGGCATTGTTCTTTATGCTTAAAGACAGGACGTTGCTTATGACGTGTAGGCGGCTAATATGGATGTTTGCGGGTATGGCGGGAACTCACCCGCTTTTTCGTACGGAGATGAATCCGGGAAAAGCGGGCGCGTTTCCGTACGGTATTGCGATTGTAATAGGCTGTGGAATCGCCGGATTCTACTTTTATAACAATGGATGA
- a CDS encoding Flp family type IVb pilin, with protein sequence MMDMLKKLYRDEEGQALSEYGLILALVAVAAVVGLTTIGGKLEGIFKDIADKLQTKGGSGE encoded by the coding sequence ATGATGGACATGCTCAAAAAATTATACCGTGATGAAGAGGGACAGGCGCTGAGTGAATACGGTCTAATTCTCGCTCTAGTAGCTGTAGCGGCGGTAGTGGGTCTGACGACAATCGGCGGGAAGTTAGAGGGTATTTTTAAAGATATTGCCGATAAACTACAGACCAAAGGCGGTAGCGGTGAATGA
- a CDS encoding type II secretion system F family protein, producing MPFLISVLVFCLILLVALPLPKLARGESFRSNISLKTLKMNLPAGEKGRPLWTLWNAVRPFGLWLLSRSTINVQAPRHRQVLDMLARSGFLKRYTQEDFFAIKLVSAFVALLYFSLIALSKGSALFYYFAVAMPIGFYYLPDSFIKIAVRRRKEKMEKEMPMFLNTLAVMTDSGLNLTSALEQQTLQQEGILAAEFRQTLEEIRLGISQVEAFQRMSERCDVPDLSVFLSALVQGLEKGSSGLTRIIREQAQEIWTRRKQAAVTLGEKASLKLFFPMLLFVFPAMLIFLLGPALISIIRMLFTE from the coding sequence TTGCCATTTCTTATCTCGGTTCTTGTTTTTTGCCTGATACTATTGGTAGCGCTGCCGCTTCCAAAACTGGCGCGTGGAGAATCCTTCCGCTCCAATATTTCCTTGAAAACATTGAAGATGAATCTTCCGGCAGGAGAGAAGGGAAGACCGCTTTGGACGCTGTGGAATGCAGTTCGTCCGTTTGGTCTATGGCTGCTCAGCCGCTCTACTATTAACGTGCAGGCGCCGCGTCATCGGCAGGTACTGGATATGCTGGCGCGCTCAGGTTTTTTAAAGCGGTATACACAGGAAGATTTCTTTGCTATCAAGCTTGTTTCCGCCTTTGTAGCTCTTCTCTATTTCAGCTTGATTGCACTCAGTAAAGGCAGTGCTTTGTTCTACTACTTTGCGGTTGCAATGCCGATTGGGTTCTACTATCTTCCAGATTCTTTTATAAAGATTGCCGTACGGCGCAGAAAAGAGAAAATGGAGAAAGAGATGCCCATGTTTTTAAATACACTTGCCGTAATGACAGACTCCGGATTGAATCTTACATCGGCGCTGGAGCAGCAGACTCTTCAGCAGGAAGGAATCTTGGCCGCCGAATTCCGGCAGACACTCGAAGAGATTCGTCTAGGCATTTCGCAGGTCGAGGCATTTCAGCGCATGTCGGAACGCTGTGATGTTCCGGATCTAAGCGTATTCCTCTCAGCGCTTGTGCAAGGACTTGAGAAAGGTTCTTCGGGGCTGACTCGCATCATTCGGGAGCAAGCGCAGGAGATTTGGACACGACGCAAGCAGGCGGCTGTGACGCTGGGTGAGAAGGCGTCGCTGAAATTATTCTTTCCCATGCTTCTCTTTGTGTTTCCGGCGATGCTGATTTTTCTGCTCGGTCCGGCGCTCATTTCTATTATTCGAATGCTGTTTACTGAATAG
- a CDS encoding type II secretion system F family protein, with the protein MHLIIPVFFLVLGFFAYEYVPPESPAFAIIIAIYIFFFVYEFIGMMKNIFQPKGAEEQFLSSYLRELRGDEQISQGGEQGQALFQTEDKIGGIMPRKTYNLLMIAVGIGTFFFGFILFQNIFLALCFAVFFALYYPKYYISTKVKKRQETFNLQFKEALYSISNSLKSGLSFVSALERALEDMKRLYGKQKEKPIIQELEIIVYDIKMGASLEEALHRFKLRMKGEDVQDFVNASLHAKTSGGNLAEVMASVAKIIGDKITIQNEILVATASKRSEASILSVTPFVILLVLMFLSPEYMKPMYDTALGQGMLVLGVLFLVMNFIISKKIMDIKI; encoded by the coding sequence ATGCATCTAATTATACCGGTGTTTTTTCTTGTGCTTGGCTTCTTCGCTTATGAATATGTTCCACCGGAATCACCTGCCTTTGCGATCATTATCGCAATCTATATCTTCTTCTTTGTCTATGAATTCATCGGCATGATGAAGAATATATTTCAGCCCAAAGGGGCAGAGGAGCAGTTCTTATCAAGCTATTTGCGGGAGCTGCGAGGCGATGAGCAGATAAGTCAAGGCGGCGAACAAGGACAGGCATTATTTCAAACGGAGGATAAGATCGGGGGTATCATGCCTCGTAAAACCTATAACCTCCTTATGATAGCGGTCGGTATAGGAACATTCTTCTTCGGATTTATTCTTTTTCAGAATATATTTCTTGCCTTGTGCTTTGCGGTATTCTTTGCTCTTTACTATCCCAAATACTATATCAGCACCAAAGTGAAGAAGCGACAGGAGACATTCAATTTACAGTTCAAGGAGGCGCTATATTCGATCTCTAACTCCTTAAAGTCAGGTTTATCATTTGTAAGTGCGTTGGAGAGGGCGCTTGAGGACATGAAGCGACTATATGGGAAGCAGAAAGAAAAACCAATCATTCAGGAGCTAGAGATTATCGTGTATGACATAAAGATGGGCGCTTCGCTTGAGGAAGCCCTCCATCGCTTTAAGCTACGTATGAAAGGGGAGGACGTACAGGATTTTGTAAATGCCAGCTTACACGCTAAGACAAGTGGTGGAAACTTAGCTGAAGTTATGGCGAGTGTAGCAAAGATCATCGGGGATAAGATTACCATTCAGAACGAAATTCTTGTTGCCACTGCCAGCAAGCGTTCAGAGGCTTCAATTCTTTCGGTTACTCCCTTTGTGATTCTGCTTGTGCTTATGTTTCTCTCACCTGAGTATATGAAGCCGATGTATGATACTGCTCTTGGACAGGGGATGCTTGTGCTTGGGGTCTTATTTCTGGTCATGAACTTCATTATTAGCAAAAAAATTATGGACATCAAAATTTAA
- a CDS encoding CpaF family protein: protein MSIEHLLKNFQHADKVIGGATADKKSAEQGIEQLIRHLREKLTQDNTVKELESRQDEGAIREIAWRFLEEETEGAYSWLMLSSYEKNEVLHKLLRNMFGYGIIEPYLHDPEITEIMINGPETIFIEKKGEIQRVLDSQGNPLKFSNAAELMHLIEKIVSKVNRKVDESDPIVDARLPDGSRVNVVINPISLDGAAVTIRKFPENPYTMEQLSAFGAINEQAANFLRQLVKARYNIIVSGGTGSGKTTFLNALSMYIEERERVITIEDAAELKLSQVKNLIRLEARPSNIEGKGAIPIRNLIITALRMRPDRIVVGEVRGGEALDMLQAMNTGHDGSITTGHSNSARDMLTRLETMVLMAGVEFPVSAIRHQIASSIDFIVHLSKFRDGTRRVVQITEILDSDGNEIRIRDIFSFQVYGVDENGKLRGELVPTGNKVKALEKLVTSGVSIDPNLMDSSEWKVLTER from the coding sequence ATGAGCATAGAGCATTTACTAAAAAACTTTCAGCATGCAGACAAAGTGATAGGTGGAGCAACTGCTGATAAGAAGAGTGCAGAGCAGGGGATTGAGCAGTTAATTCGCCACCTGAGGGAGAAGCTGACACAGGATAATACGGTCAAAGAATTGGAAAGCCGACAGGATGAGGGGGCGATCCGTGAGATTGCCTGGCGTTTTCTTGAAGAAGAAACAGAAGGCGCATACTCCTGGCTTATGCTTAGCTCCTATGAGAAGAACGAAGTACTGCATAAGCTTCTGCGCAACATGTTCGGTTACGGCATTATTGAACCTTATTTACATGATCCAGAGATTACAGAAATTATGATTAATGGCCCGGAGACTATCTTCATCGAGAAGAAGGGGGAGATTCAGCGGGTGCTTGACTCGCAGGGCAATCCGCTGAAATTCAGCAACGCTGCAGAGCTTATGCATCTGATCGAAAAAATTGTTTCCAAAGTCAATCGAAAAGTAGATGAAAGTGATCCGATTGTGGATGCGCGTCTTCCTGACGGGTCGCGTGTCAATGTTGTTATCAATCCGATTTCGCTTGATGGGGCAGCTGTAACCATTAGGAAATTTCCGGAAAATCCATATACGATGGAGCAGTTGAGCGCATTTGGTGCCATCAACGAGCAAGCAGCCAATTTCTTACGGCAATTAGTCAAGGCCCGTTATAACATTATCGTCTCTGGCGGGACCGGTTCAGGAAAGACCACCTTCCTTAATGCTCTTAGCATGTACATCGAGGAGCGCGAGAGGGTCATTACGATCGAGGACGCTGCCGAGTTAAAACTATCTCAGGTTAAAAACCTAATTCGGCTCGAAGCGCGTCCGTCTAATATTGAAGGCAAAGGGGCTATTCCCATTCGGAATTTGATTATTACCGCTCTGCGTATGCGTCCCGATCGTATCGTAGTCGGGGAGGTGCGCGGCGGTGAAGCCCTTGATATGCTGCAGGCGATGAATACAGGTCATGATGGCTCTATTACAACGGGACACTCCAACTCGGCGCGCGACATGCTCACGCGCTTAGAAACCATGGTGTTGATGGCAGGTGTCGAATTCCCCGTTTCGGCTATTCGCCACCAAATCGCCTCTTCGATTGACTTCATTGTACATCTAAGCAAATTCCGGGATGGTACAAGAAGGGTCGTACAGATTACTGAGATTCTTGACTCCGATGGCAACGAGATTAGAATACGGGATATTTTTTCTTTTCAAGTGTATGGAGTAGATGAGAATGGAAAGCTGCGCGGAGAATTGGTGCCAACCGGTAATAAAGTCAAAGCGTTAGAGAAGTTGGTAACAAGTGGAGTGTCCATCGACCCGAACCTAATGGATTCTAGCGAGTGGAAGGTACTAACGGAAAGGTAG
- a CDS encoding AAA family ATPase: protein MMNNSFLMGKRDKTIRIALFDRDSAYIADTIEYFREHPEVGIEIVHSAELLTSDGQDILIELGVDAVLIGVDAMENPEVSLDELLAGDCRKIILLFDSLNDSRMELFAAKQIDLLYKHASPIQFITAIHSLPKQYRKDLAQVEVDTEQMREKGVIYTVYSPKGGTGKTTIAANMALYYAQKGIKTLLIDLSMFGSVAPMLKVPVKGQGLSSVITALELDRTLQQNDKLLSAILDNIVIVTQEKEEELHILPAASPVKMEKLSLEDMAAILRQVRVHYDVVIIDTSSELSERNIAAFTEATKILLIATPDIIAGWNLLQIKDFFHKLMLPKEKVNLIFNKSSKYVEFNNHELAALLDYPVIAEIPDNYRQIQGYMNKGLPVAYKEWLSVNYDLKKLAHLLYPVFTPKELKKPSAIRSFFIE, encoded by the coding sequence ATGATGAATAACTCTTTTTTGATGGGCAAACGAGACAAAACAATCCGCATCGCACTATTTGATCGGGATTCTGCTTATATAGCAGACACAATTGAATACTTTCGTGAGCATCCGGAGGTCGGGATTGAAATTGTACATAGCGCAGAACTTTTGACCTCTGACGGGCAGGATATACTAATCGAACTTGGCGTTGATGCTGTTCTGATTGGTGTTGATGCGATGGAAAATCCAGAAGTCTCTCTTGATGAGCTGCTCGCGGGTGATTGCAGAAAGATTATTCTTCTTTTCGATTCGCTTAATGATTCTCGTATGGAATTATTCGCAGCGAAACAGATTGATCTGCTGTATAAGCATGCATCGCCAATTCAATTTATCACTGCCATTCATTCCCTTCCAAAGCAGTATCGAAAAGATCTGGCGCAAGTTGAAGTAGATACGGAACAGATGAGAGAGAAGGGTGTTATCTATACGGTGTATTCGCCAAAGGGCGGTACCGGTAAAACTACGATCGCTGCCAATATGGCTCTGTATTATGCACAAAAAGGGATAAAAACATTACTCATTGACCTATCGATGTTCGGAAGTGTGGCTCCTATGCTTAAGGTTCCGGTCAAAGGACAAGGGCTCTCAAGCGTAATTACTGCATTAGAGTTAGATCGTACGCTTCAGCAAAATGATAAGCTGCTTAGTGCGATTCTCGATAATATTGTCATTGTTACTCAGGAGAAGGAAGAGGAGCTGCATATTCTACCTGCCGCTTCACCGGTCAAAATGGAAAAGCTCAGCCTTGAAGATATGGCGGCTATCCTACGGCAGGTTCGCGTTCATTACGATGTGGTTATTATTGATACATCAAGTGAGCTATCAGAGCGCAATATCGCAGCTTTTACTGAAGCGACCAAAATTCTTCTTATTGCTACACCAGATATTATTGCAGGATGGAATTTGCTGCAGATAAAGGATTTCTTTCATAAGCTGATGCTGCCAAAAGAAAAGGTGAATCTCATTTTTAATAAATCGTCTAAATATGTAGAGTTTAACAATCACGAATTAGCTGCACTGCTAGATTATCCTGTTATCGCCGAAATTCCAGACAATTACCGTCAAATTCAAGGATATATGAACAAGGGGTTGCCTGTCGCATATAAAGAATGGCTATCCGTTAACTATGATCTGAAGAAATTAGCACATCTGCTTTACCCGGTATTTACGCCGAAAGAACTGAAGAAACCGTCTGCCATACGCAGCTTCTTCATTGAGTAG
- the cpaB gene encoding Flp pilus assembly protein CpaB translates to MLRKLINAKTILTFLFALAIAYMTYAYLASLKRNVPVIVTTQDIKAQTVLTNEMIEFTEIDQDTKNKVFPHSFQTMDELQKAVAKRDIAKGTVLTKNPQEIAFGEEAYQYLKADGSVNRASFIPTTKRAITISVDAEGALNNTLKNGDFVDVIFTSIDNSTGGVYSSNILQHLEIIGIDKNGDGGMTKQAGKQNITLLVTPQEAVDLTLAKRKGIIDLVLNPLNADTEWIPPSSPLKFIQKPKEPAAKPPAQQPKPATPPVQSQAAPQQKPAQPPAQTAPQQKPAQPPASGQQPQPPAQQAPAATPKQ, encoded by the coding sequence ATGCTCAGGAAACTGATTAATGCCAAAACCATTCTTACCTTTCTTTTTGCTTTAGCGATCGCATATATGACGTATGCCTACTTGGCATCTTTAAAGCGGAATGTTCCTGTTATTGTAACAACACAAGATATTAAAGCTCAGACAGTACTAACGAACGAGATGATTGAATTTACTGAAATTGATCAGGATACGAAGAACAAAGTGTTCCCGCATTCATTTCAAACGATGGATGAATTACAAAAGGCGGTAGCCAAGCGTGATATTGCCAAAGGGACAGTGCTTACCAAAAATCCGCAAGAGATAGCCTTTGGCGAAGAAGCATACCAATATTTGAAAGCGGATGGTTCGGTAAATCGGGCTTCTTTTATTCCAACTACCAAGCGTGCGATAACGATTAGTGTAGATGCCGAAGGAGCATTAAATAATACGCTGAAAAATGGTGATTTCGTTGATGTTATTTTTACTTCGATCGATAATTCGACAGGTGGCGTATACTCTTCGAATATACTTCAGCATCTTGAAATCATCGGTATTGATAAAAACGGGGACGGCGGTATGACAAAACAGGCAGGCAAGCAAAACATTACTTTGCTTGTTACGCCGCAGGAGGCTGTGGACTTAACCTTAGCAAAACGAAAAGGCATTATTGATCTGGTACTTAACCCGCTGAATGCTGATACAGAATGGATTCCGCCAAGCAGTCCATTGAAATTCATTCAAAAGCCAAAAGAACCAGCAGCTAAACCGCCAGCACAACAGCCAAAACCAGCGACGCCACCAGTTCAATCACAAGCTGCACCGCAGCAGAAGCCAGCACAGCCGCCTGCTCAGACAGCACCACAGCAGAAGCCAGCACAACCACCGGCAAGTGGACAGCAGCCTCAGCCTCCGGCACAGCAAGCTCCTGCTGCTACGCCAAAACAATAA
- a CDS encoding GGDEF domain-containing protein yields MFSFLNRFRKKTTPFVYTDQRIQLKNQVEAELTAYRDVVLVYLDIIKLSDIELKFGYLTAGRILQHMDQALLIACQHTIRPPANIVAVQKLWADDYAVYLSFSTPYTDVLLHQICMALKREVEQILNHKITHSHISDIEVHIGYAKIEGQDLVKEMYSSVKVASQMAKCGFMSQEFKEMQEFRRIIEQEDIHTVIQPIVSLKTGIPLGWETLVRGPENSNFYSPGRLFSFAQKTGTSFQLESLCRRHAMSRIPQLQPSEKLFINLDARSIDDPFLLRGQVFKLMEEYRLNPHNIVFEITERHAIKNFDSFRAVIQEYRKKGYLLAVDDAGAGYSSLEAIAEIYPDYIKLDMALIRHIDTDPVKQALVETFVQFADKVKCRIIGEGIETESELETLVKLGIDYGQGYLLGHPAREKTHITERAVAKLKQLQEEQSSIVIEEPCGKIGDIIRSAICVSQDTLVREIHHIFERNGRIDSIVVLDDKVPKGLIMRFQLYKILGGQYGVALYYERPVAQLMNHSPLIVDRRENIEQVAKMAMERQSFHLYDVIIVTENGKYTGIVSVQSLLDMLAKAKLEIAAVSNPLTGLPGNVRIDQEIARRLGRCEDFTVVYCDLDRFKWFNDQFGFEMGDEIIRRTSQMLWDAIRMSGGKKSFLGHIGGDDFIIIAAHEYVQAIISHIQQYFYSYFQDIEKEGRSATCPILSISLAGVRCAPGAYKTAGQVAEQAARVKKESKKIAGISYVDDVEYHTKVYNELVLY; encoded by the coding sequence ATGTTTTCATTTTTGAATCGATTCCGCAAGAAAACAACTCCATTCGTATATACAGATCAACGTATACAGCTAAAAAATCAGGTAGAAGCTGAATTGACGGCATATCGTGATGTAGTACTAGTATATCTGGATATTATAAAACTCTCCGATATTGAATTGAAATTTGGATATTTGACTGCTGGGCGCATTCTACAGCATATGGATCAGGCGCTGCTTATCGCCTGTCAGCATACGATCAGGCCGCCAGCCAACATCGTTGCTGTCCAAAAGCTGTGGGCCGATGATTATGCGGTCTATTTATCATTTAGCACACCATATACAGATGTACTGCTGCACCAGATCTGTATGGCGCTAAAACGTGAGGTAGAGCAGATACTAAACCATAAAATCACTCACTCTCATATCAGTGATATCGAGGTACATATCGGATATGCCAAAATTGAAGGCCAGGATTTGGTTAAAGAGATGTATTCTTCTGTCAAAGTAGCCAGTCAAATGGCGAAGTGCGGATTTATGTCGCAAGAGTTTAAGGAGATGCAGGAGTTCCGCCGTATTATTGAGCAGGAAGATATTCATACGGTGATTCAGCCGATTGTATCGCTAAAAACAGGTATACCGTTAGGCTGGGAGACGCTTGTGCGCGGTCCGGAAAACAGTAATTTTTACTCGCCGGGCCGTCTGTTTTCTTTTGCGCAGAAGACAGGCACAAGCTTTCAGTTAGAGTCGCTATGCCGTCGACATGCGATGTCGCGCATACCTCAGCTTCAGCCCTCTGAAAAGCTGTTTATTAATCTTGATGCACGCAGCATTGATGATCCATTCCTGCTGCGTGGACAGGTATTTAAGCTAATGGAAGAGTATCGGTTGAATCCGCATAATATCGTATTTGAAATTACTGAGCGGCATGCCATTAAGAATTTTGATTCTTTTCGTGCGGTGATTCAAGAATATCGGAAAAAGGGATACTTGCTTGCGGTGGATGATGCGGGTGCCGGCTATTCCAGCTTGGAAGCGATTGCGGAGATTTATCCGGATTATATCAAGCTTGATATGGCGCTTATCCGCCATATTGATACCGATCCTGTGAAGCAAGCGCTGGTTGAAACATTTGTACAATTCGCTGATAAAGTGAAATGCCGCATAATTGGTGAAGGAATTGAAACGGAGAGTGAGCTTGAAACGCTCGTGAAGCTTGGAATAGATTATGGACAGGGATACTTATTAGGACACCCGGCTCGTGAGAAGACACACATAACAGAACGGGCTGTCGCTAAGCTTAAGCAGCTTCAAGAGGAGCAATCTTCTATTGTCATAGAGGAGCCATGCGGCAAAATTGGTGATATTATTCGAAGTGCTATATGCGTAAGCCAGGACACATTAGTTCGAGAAATCCATCATATTTTTGAACGGAACGGAAGAATTGACAGTATTGTGGTGTTGGATGATAAGGTACCTAAGGGGCTTATTATGCGATTTCAACTCTACAAAATTCTTGGGGGACAGTATGGGGTCGCACTATACTATGAACGCCCCGTCGCACAATTGATGAATCACAGTCCGCTTATTGTCGATCGGCGGGAAAATATTGAGCAGGTGGCAAAAATGGCAATGGAGCGTCAATCGTTTCACCTTTATGATGTAATCATCGTTACAGAAAACGGAAAATATACTGGGATTGTATCGGTACAAAGTCTGCTTGATATGCTGGCCAAGGCCAAGCTTGAAATCGCTGCAGTATCGAATCCATTGACGGGCCTGCCGGGAAACGTGAGAATTGATCAGGAGATTGCGAGACGTTTGGGGAGATGTGAGGACTTTACGGTTGTATACTGCGATCTTGATAGATTCAAATGGTTTAATGATCAGTTTGGATTTGAGATGGGCGATGAGATTATTCGTCGAACATCGCAGATGCTTTGGGATGCGATTCGGATGAGTGGCGGGAAAAAAAGCTTTCTTGGTCATATTGGTGGAGATGACTTTATTATTATTGCTGCTCATGAGTATGTACAGGCGATCATTTCGCATATTCAGCAGTATTTCTACAGCTATTTTCAAGACATTGAAAAAGAAGGGAGATCGGCGACCTGTCCTATTTTGTCAATCTCGCTTGCTGGTGTGCGGTGCGCACCCGGTGCATATAAGACAGCCGGGCAGGTAGCGGAGCAGGCAGCTCGTGTGAAAAAAGAATCTAAGAAGATTGCAGGCATTTCTTATGTCGATGATGTGGAATATCATACAAAGGTATATAATGAACTTGTGTTGTATTGA
- the thrS gene encoding threonine--tRNA ligase produces MSALQITLPDGSKREYESGVTIEDVAASISPSLKKKAIAGKVDGKIVDLKAVIPHDAAIEILTEESEGALEVMRHSCAHLMAQAIKRILGDENVRLGIGPVIQDGFYYDIDTDVTITPEMLEKIEKEMQKIIKENLAIERKVVSREEALETYEKLNDHLKTEIISELPEGEEISMYHQGEFFDLCRGPHVPSTGKIKAFKLMSVAGAYWRGDSDRQMLQRIYGTCWAKKSDLDEYLHFLEEARKRDHRKLGKELELFMFSEEAPGMPFYLPHGMVIRNELESYERSLHVQRGYEEVRTPFMMNQRLWEQSGHWDHYHENMYFTEVDNTKFALKPMNCPGHMLVYKNKIHSYRDLPIRMSEFGQVHRHEYSGALNGMIRVRTFCQDDAHLFVRPDQIESEIKNIIDLVDKIYGVFGFDYTIELSTRPEDSMGSDELWETAEKSLQNVLDGLGVPYHINEGDGAFYGPKIDFHIRDAIKRSHQCATIQLDFQFPEKFDLTYIGEDNQKHRPVVIHRAIYGSIDRFIGILTEHFAGAFPTWLAPVQAKLITIAEPHAGYAEEVKEKMLARGIRVEVDSRNEKIGYKIREAQMNKIPFMLVIGDKEMEEGALSVRRRGEGDLGAKPVDEVIDMIMDEINTKKY; encoded by the coding sequence ATGTCAGCTCTGCAAATTACACTGCCGGATGGTTCAAAGCGCGAATATGAGTCCGGTGTAACCATTGAAGATGTAGCGGCTTCCATTAGCCCGAGCCTGAAGAAGAAGGCCATCGCAGGTAAAGTAGACGGTAAGATCGTTGACCTGAAAGCAGTAATTCCTCATGATGCAGCCATTGAAATTCTTACAGAGGAAAGTGAAGGTGCACTTGAAGTAATGCGCCATAGCTGTGCACACTTGATGGCACAAGCGATCAAGCGCATTCTCGGTGATGAAAATGTTCGCCTTGGCATCGGTCCGGTCATCCAGGATGGCTTCTACTATGATATTGATACAGATGTAACCATCACACCGGAAATGCTTGAGAAGATTGAAAAAGAAATGCAAAAAATTATTAAAGAAAACCTCGCTATCGAACGTAAAGTTGTCTCCCGTGAAGAAGCGCTGGAAACGTATGAAAAGCTGAACGATCACCTAAAAACAGAAATCATCTCGGAGCTGCCGGAAGGTGAAGAGATCAGCATGTATCATCAAGGCGAATTCTTCGACTTGTGCCGTGGACCGCACGTACCGTCTACAGGCAAAATTAAAGCATTTAAGCTCATGAGCGTAGCCGGTGCCTACTGGCGTGGTGACTCCGATCGCCAGATGCTTCAGCGCATTTATGGAACATGCTGGGCGAAAAAATCGGATCTGGATGAGTATCTACACTTCCTTGAAGAAGCGAGAAAACGCGACCACCGTAAATTAGGCAAAGAGCTTGAGCTCTTCATGTTCTCAGAAGAAGCGCCGGGCATGCCGTTCTATCTGCCGCATGGCATGGTTATCCGCAATGAGCTTGAATCGTACGAGCGCAGTCTGCATGTACAGCGTGGCTATGAGGAAGTACGCACGCCGTTCATGATGAATCAGCGTCTGTGGGAGCAATCCGGCCACTGGGATCACTATCATGAGAATATGTATTTTACAGAAGTAGACAATACGAAGTTCGCGTTGAAGCCGATGAACTGCCCGGGCCATATGCTGGTCTATAAAAATAAAATTCATTCGTACCGCGATCTGCCAATTCGCATGTCTGAATTCGGACAGGTACACCGTCACGAATATTCGGGTGCGCTGAATGGGATGATTCGTGTGCGTACATTCTGCCAAGATGATGCACATTTATTTGTCCGCCCGGATCAAATCGAATCCGAGATCAAAAATATCATTGATCTGGTTGATAAAATCTACGGTGTCTTTGGATTCGACTATACGATCGAACTCTCAACTCGTCCGGAAGATTCTATGGGAAGTGACGAACTGTGGGAAACAGCGGAAAAATCTCTGCAAAATGTACTTGACGGATTGGGTGTACCTTACCATATCAATGAAGGCGATGGGGCATTCTACGGTCCGAAAATCGATTTCCATATCCGGGATGCAATCAAGCGCAGTCACCAATGTGCAACCATTCAGCTTGACTTCCAGTTCCCGGAGAAATTCGATCTGACATATATCGGCGAGGACAACCAAAAACATCGTCCAGTTGTTATTCACCGTGCGATTTATGGTTCTATCGACCGCTTCATCGGTATCTTGACCGAGCACTTTGCTGGTGCGTTCCCAACCTGGCTTGCACCGGTACAGGCGAAGCTCATTACGATTGCTGAGCCGCATGCCGGTTATGCGGAAGAAGTGAAAGAGAAGATGCTTGCGCGAGGTATTCGTGTGGAAGTGGATAGCCGTAATGAGAAGATTGGTTACAAAATCCGCGAGGCACAGATGAACAAAATTCCGTTCATGCTTGTCATTGGCGATAAGGAAATGGAAGAGGGAGCGCTCTCCGTGCGTCGTCGCGGCGAAGGCGATTTAGGCGCTAAGCCAGTAGATGAAGTAATTGATATGATTATGGATGAAATCAATACAAAAAAATATTAA